A genomic window from Alicyclobacillus vulcanalis includes:
- a CDS encoding type IV pilus twitching motility protein PilT, protein MVQIDEILALAKEKEASDVHLSAGAPVTYRVHGDLEPMGSKLLPMDLETFARQMLSDERWQRFMEAGEIDFSYSIPGVARFRVNAYRQRGSISIAARLIPQRIPTMEELGLPSVFKTLMNRPYGLVLVTGPTGSGKSTTLAAVLDAINQTQRRHIITLEDPIEYLHSHKLSIIDQREIGQDTSGFATALRAALRQDPDILLVGEMRDLETISTAITASETGHLVFATLHTSDAVQTVERIIDVFPPEQQGQIRIQLAGVLAGVVSQRLHRTRDGRGRIASFEVLVNTPAVANLIRSGKTHQIAAMMQTGRQFGMITMEMSIRDLVQQGKISPAVLRQWQPAQLTQQS, encoded by the coding sequence ATCGTGCAGATCGATGAAATCCTAGCGCTGGCGAAAGAGAAAGAAGCTTCAGACGTTCACCTCTCGGCAGGGGCGCCCGTGACCTACCGGGTGCATGGGGACCTGGAACCCATGGGCTCAAAACTCCTGCCCATGGACCTCGAGACCTTCGCCCGGCAGATGCTTTCCGACGAGCGGTGGCAGCGGTTCATGGAGGCGGGCGAGATCGACTTCTCTTACAGTATCCCGGGCGTGGCCCGCTTCCGCGTCAACGCGTACCGGCAGCGCGGGTCCATCAGCATTGCGGCGCGACTCATCCCGCAGCGCATCCCCACGATGGAGGAGCTCGGGCTGCCGAGCGTATTCAAGACGCTCATGAACCGCCCCTACGGGTTGGTCCTGGTGACGGGCCCCACCGGCAGCGGAAAGAGCACCACGCTCGCCGCCGTGCTCGACGCCATCAACCAAACGCAGCGCCGGCACATCATCACGTTGGAGGACCCCATCGAATACCTGCACTCGCACAAGCTGTCCATCATTGATCAGCGCGAGATCGGCCAGGATACCTCGGGCTTCGCCACCGCGTTGCGCGCGGCCCTTCGCCAAGACCCGGACATCCTGCTCGTCGGCGAGATGCGCGACCTCGAGACGATCTCGACGGCCATCACGGCGTCCGAGACGGGCCACCTGGTGTTCGCGACGCTGCACACCTCGGATGCCGTGCAGACGGTCGAGCGCATCATCGACGTGTTCCCGCCGGAACAGCAGGGGCAAATCCGCATCCAGCTCGCGGGCGTGCTCGCAGGCGTCGTATCGCAGCGGCTTCACCGGACGCGCGACGGACGCGGGCGCATCGCGTCGTTTGAGGTGCTCGTGAACACGCCGGCCGTAGCCAACCTGATCCGCAGCGGCAAGACGCACCAGATCGCCGCCATGATGCAGACAGGACGCCAATTCGGCATGATCACGATGGAGATGAGCATTCGCGATCTCGTGCAACAGGGAAAAATATCGCCGGCGGTGCTCCGCCAGTGGCAACCCGCACAGCTCACCCAGCAGTCGTGA
- a CDS encoding prepilin peptidase has product MPQESLLREMLVILALFYGLIFGSFANVVGYRLPRGESVVWPGSHCPNCNRPLRAWELVPVLSWLALGGRCRTCKARISWRYPAIELATGAAFVLSAVTARDNLAQVGVWWAFWTYLASAVACDLTSLLLPNVLTLPAGLLFFLGSSLTGIRSWLLAATGAAVGYVIVAAIHLMTGGKMGMGDAKLNLAIGAMLGPGYMVMAFVLAAIYGVLAALPLRLAGRVKAQQLIPFAPFLALGAATCAFVGPDLWHLYADLTGL; this is encoded by the coding sequence ATGCCTCAGGAGTCGCTTCTTCGCGAGATGCTCGTGATCCTCGCGCTTTTCTACGGACTTATCTTCGGATCGTTTGCCAACGTGGTGGGCTATCGCCTTCCGCGCGGGGAGAGCGTGGTCTGGCCGGGATCGCACTGCCCGAATTGCAATCGGCCCCTGAGAGCTTGGGAGCTCGTCCCCGTCCTGTCGTGGCTGGCGCTTGGCGGACGGTGCCGCACGTGCAAGGCTCGTATCTCGTGGAGGTATCCGGCCATCGAGCTCGCCACGGGCGCGGCGTTTGTGCTGTCGGCCGTGACAGCCAGGGACAATCTCGCCCAGGTCGGCGTGTGGTGGGCGTTTTGGACGTACCTCGCGTCGGCGGTCGCGTGCGATCTCACGTCGCTCCTCTTGCCGAACGTGCTCACACTGCCTGCGGGGCTTCTCTTCTTCCTCGGGAGCAGCCTGACCGGCATTCGCTCCTGGCTCCTCGCGGCCACGGGAGCCGCGGTCGGGTACGTGATCGTGGCGGCCATTCATCTCATGACAGGCGGCAAGATGGGCATGGGCGATGCGAAGCTGAATCTCGCCATCGGCGCGATGCTTGGGCCTGGGTACATGGTCATGGCCTTCGTACTCGCCGCCATCTACGGCGTCCTGGCGGCGCTGCCCCTGCGCCTCGCGGGTCGGGTCAAGGCGCAGCAACTCATCCCTTTCGCCCCGTTTCTGGCGCTCGGCGCGGCCACGTGTGCCTTCGTCGGCCCGGATCTGTGGCACCTGTACGCGGACCTGACAGGCCTGTAA